In Podospora pseudocomata strain CBS 415.72m chromosome 4, whole genome shotgun sequence, the genomic stretch TCATATACCTATCCCTCCCTGTAAAATAAATCAACGGTGCCGTAATAAAAGGCAAAACCACACTCAGCGCCACCTGGCTCCCATTCAAAGCAgcatccaacccctccctccccaccgccgccgcgatGACAATACTAGGCACAACACTGATCCCCCtcgtcaccaacctcctcaaccaaggcctcatcctccacctcaacgcCCCCTCGCTAACCATCTGCCCAGCTATAGTACAAACAATCCCGGCACTCACCCCCGAAAACAACAACGCCAACGCAAAAACCGTCCCCGCCACCGGCGCGATGCTCCTAGACAACAAATCATGTATCCCAAACAAATCCGCATCCACCGCCTGCCCATACAACGCCGCCCCAGCCACAATCAAAATAGCGCTATTCACAAAAAGCGCAAAACTAAACAGTGCCAGCGCCAGCTCCGCAACAGAGTACTTCATCGAGTGTCGAATCGCCTCAAGGCTGGGTATATACCCCTTcaacccatcctcctcttccctttccccctcccccgttgccggcaccaaccccatcctcttGTCAAACTCCCACAACCTAGCCTGCACAACCCCACTCCCCAAATACAAACTATGCGGCATCACCGTCGCCCCCAAGATCCCGCAAGCCTGATacatcgccctcctctccaccagctcccttGACGGTACATACCCCCTgaacacctcccccacctccacccccttgacCATTCCCAACTgcaaacaaaaacacaccaccaccgccaccaccaaccccacgaCGAAATACTCAAACATTCTCagccccctcatcccctttTCCGGTGCGTACCAAATCAGTATAAGCAACACCTCTGTTATGCTAAGCGCACACCCCGCCACGAGGGGGATTTGCGGAATCAATAAATTGATCGCTATAGCTGTCCCGATAACCTCGGCGATGTCGGTGGCAATGATTGCGCCTTCGGCGAGGAGGTAGAGGGGTATGTTTAACCACCACGGCAAAAAGGCCCGGCAGGCCTCGGCTAGGTTGAGGCCGGAGACGGTGCCGAGTTTGATGgagagggcttggaggaaTATGGCAAAGATGTTGCTGAGcaagacgatgaagaggagctTGAACTGGTAGGAGGAGCCGGCTGCGATGTCGGTTGCGTAGTTGCCTGGGTCGACTGCATTCCGGGGTTGTTAACATGCTGATGAAACGGAAAGGGGGACGGGGCTTACTAtaagcaacagcaaccatgAACCCTGGGCCGACAAACTTTGCAAAGGTAACAACCGTTTTTTTGAGGTTGGACATTTTGGACTtaaaagaggaggaggttgttgttattgttgttggtggtaagggggatggcgggggcgCGGTGCAAAGGCGCTGGTGGAGGGAGCGGATTAGGGGTAGGGCGTCGCCttcggggttggggagggtcGTTTTGCTGGTGTTATTAGGGGTAGGGTCGTCTGCGGTGCTGATGACTGGGGTAGAGACAGCCGGGCTTCCGCCTCCGGGGTCATCGGgaacggcggtggtggccatTGTGGCCTATCTCTGTTCTGTGCGAGATTGCTGTCGTGGGATGATGGTTCGTGATGGCAGCTACTATCGTCCAAGTTCGTCGTCGGCGTTCGCGATGTCGCACTCGACGATTGTACAGCGTCAAGGCAGCAGACAAAAAGCGCACCTTCTTGATGTTCCAGTCAAAAAGATCACGAGAAGGGACGAAAATCAAGAGCAAGGCGGACACCCGCTCACCCAACCGCGGAGTTTTCCCCGAGCCACTCAAACCCCTCGCTATTTTCCCTAAACAGAGAAGGGACGACTGAGTACACTCGGGTAGGTGTGTAACATGCGGCTCTCGCTCATCAGACTTCCGGATTCGGAGCTAGAAGACGAAAGTCAAGCCTGCAACAgtcagccacagccaccaGATGGGGATCAAGAAACAAATTGTCACCTGGGGAAGCCTCCAAAATGATGCCGTCATGCCCCAAAGCTAACGATTTAGCAGACATGTCCAACTGCAGTGTCGTCAACAGGGTCCGTGTAGCGCAAACCTTGTGTCTGTGATGCTGCTGTGTCCGAGGCCCTGCATATGTCGGACATTTTCCGGCATAGAATGGTTGAGAGACCAAAAAGATATGGGCAAATAGATCATGTTCAATCTATCTGAATATCTAACTTGTCTGGTTTGGTTTCGTTGGGCCAGTTGATGACCAGCGACATCGGGCCGGCCCTCCTCGTAGGTAGGTAACCCTCGGAATGGCCGGTCCTCTGTCGGGTGCTCCtgcaccacaaccaccatcgTTGAGGGGAGAGATCCCTTATCCATATCATTTCTGCCAAATAACCTGGCATTAAATAATTCCTGCTCGCTGGGCCGCAAGGGCCGTCTGCAAAATGCGTCATCAAAAGCGTCGAGAATGCAGACGGCGTGCCCTGCCGGCTGCCGGATCTGTTCCGAAGCCCAGCGCTTCTCCCGCGTCTAGTACACCTGGGCTGCTTCCGccgtggcagcagcaagcttagagctccttcttctcctcgtaGCCACCGGCCTTGGCCCTCTCACGCTCGCGCTTGGCATAGATGCCGGAGGTGAAGGGGTTCTCGAACTGGATGGCGATAATGTAGACAATGAGGACGTGGAGAGTCAGAAGGATACCGGCGGGCTTTCCGTAGAGCAGAGCGCTGCCGAGGAAGCTCATGGTGGAACCGTAGTACATGGGGgcgctggtgatgttgaagggGAAGCCGGTGACCATCTTGTCCATCAGGATGCCAAAGTAGTCACCCAGGAAGGTGCCAGTGATGCCAAGCTGCCATGTCGAAGAGATAACCAAGATGTTTCCAAGAGCCAAGAGAGCGTAGGCAGCGTAGGTGACATTCTCGCCCTCGAGGGCGGGGTGCGATGGCTGGTCACGGAGGGCACGCTCGTAGAGGAAGTCGCGGACGAGGCCGagagagaagatggtggcggCGAGAGCGTAGCATCCTTTTTGGGCGCTGCCAAAGGCACGAGTGATGAAGTGGTCACGGTACTCCTTGCGGGCAACGATGCTGTTCGGAGTTGAGCTGTTAGCAGCAGTCGGATGGCGTTGGATCCAAAGGGAGGAGAGAGCTCACTTCCAGAAGGTAGGGTTGAAGGcaatggcagcagcagagacTATCGCAGCGGTCAGAGATGATCGTCCGGCATAGCTATTGGGCACAAGCGCATGAACATACTGAAGAAGCTGCGCTGGTTGAAGTCAACGTAGTCGACGAACTCGGTGAGAAGCTGAGGGATAGACATGATGGGCAGATCTGGCAGTGGTATTCTCAACAAGATGGAATTTGCAGAGGGAAAAGAACAAGTAAAAAGAAGCTTGTGATCACGAGTGGCACAGATCACaggtggatgtggatggACGCGGGCAGAAAGAAGCTACCCGGGCTGTCCCCGTTAAAAAATTGTGTGATGCTGTTTGCTCCACAAAAGCTTCTCAAAGCGTCATCGTCCCCCCCACACTCTTCCCTGCGGCAGGCAAACGCTCAAATGACAGGGGTAGCTACAGCGGTCCGACCCCGCTGTTCCCAACCTGGCGCGGCGGGACCAAGAGCTCCTTGATGTCGCATCTcaaaaccaaccaccagccaATCATTCCAAGTCTTGGACATAAATGAGACCAGATTGCGCTTCACTCATCGATTGAACATCATGGAATAACCTCACTCGTTCTTTTTTCTCGTCTTGTATTTGTTTACTGTCGTGCTTCGATGAGACCTTGATGACCACAAGCCATGGCGCCTAAACAACGTAAACCCACCCCAGggtcctcctcagcttcgGGGTCCTCCCCCGCAAAAGCCATCCCCCATATCGACCCCAACAGTTCCTTCACCCCCGAATCTTTCGAGAAGGAACTCAAGTCTCTCGCTCAAAAAGCACAGTCTGAGACAACCTTGCATTACTTGACAGAGCAATCCATCATCTATCTCAAATCAGCCGCCTTGCTCTCCCTCATTGCGCTGTACTCCACCGTCTCTCAGCTCAATCTCTCCCCAACTTACGGCTCCattccatcatcaaaatGGCACTCCAAGCTTATCATGGCCGGGTGTTTCGCTGGATGGTCAACTAACCTCACTCTCAACCGGGTCTTGCCGTTCAAGCCCGAGAAGCTATTGCCCCTGCTGGCTGTTTATGTCCCCGTCGTCCAGTTCTTCTTGGGGAAGGTCAGCTCAACACTGACGGCACAATGGGGACCTTTGATCACGGAGGGACTGACGCTATTACCACTGGTGACAATCAGTGCGGCTTGTGTGGCTACCTACCTCGAGGGTGCAGATTTGCCTGGCTTCTTGCCAAGCTGGATTCGGGACGCCTTGCCAGGACTGGGCGGTTATGGGTTTTACAAGCTTTCAGAAAAGATTCTGGGCGGGTTGGCTGAGGAGCATATTGGACAGTCAGTGTTAAACACAAGAGTGGGCATGGAGCTGGCATTGGCCGGAAGTTATGCGGCTTTGGCGCCATCAAAGTTGCTGGTTTTTGCTTTGCCAGCCCTTTTGCATACTGCGCTGCTGAACACACATCTTCCTACTGGAAATGCGCTTGCGAAGTTAAACAAGGGTTTGGAGAGCGTTGGTTATGTGGTTTTGGACAGGAAGGAGAGTTTGACGGGATACGTCTCGGTTGTGGACAGCCCGAAGGAGGGATACAGGGTCATGAGATGTGATCACTCtttgttgggtggtgagtggGTCAAGTTCTTGAACCAGGGACAGTTCAAGGGCAACCAGGTTGCTGAGCCTATTTATGGTGTTTTTGCCATGCTCGAGGCAGTGAGATTGGTCAAGACCACtgagaagatcaaggatcATGAGGCGAAAGCTCTCGTCATGTAAGTGATGTTGCTGTCTGTGGCTCCATGGACGGTGGAAAGCTAACATTCATCAGCGGTCTCGGCATCGGCACCACCCCCGCTGCTCTTGTGGCACATGGCATCGACACCACTGTCGTCGAAATCGATCCTGTGGTGCACGAATTTGCCCTCGAATATTTCCAGCTCCCCAAGAACCATACCGCTGTCATTGAGGATGCGGTCACTTACACCTCCCGTCTGGCAGCTGACGAAAAAGGGCAGCGCTTCGATTACATCGTCCATGACGTCTTCACCGGTGGCGCTGAACCCATTCCCCTCTTTACTCTCGAGTTCCTCCAGAACCTGAACGCGCTGCTCAAGCCAAACGGAGTCATTGCCATCGTACGTAACACATTCTTATTTTACTCTTGCTAACTTGCTAACACCATGGCAGAACTACGCCGGAGACttcgccctccccccaccccgcaTCGTCACCAACACTATCCGCTCTGTCTTCCCCGCTTGCCGTGCCTTCCGTGAGCACCCGCGCGACATGGAGGATTTCACCAAGAACCAGAGGGACTTCACCAACATGGTCATGTTCTGCACCAAGGATCCTTCTGGAGAAGTCAAGTTCAGGCATCCTAACAACAGAGACCTGCTAAACAGCCCGTCGAGACAAGCGTTCTTGTATCCTCAGCATGAAGTCAAAGAGGAGGACTTTGTCAAGGCTGAGGGAGAGGCTGAGGGAGTGTTGAGGGCGAATGATACCGAGAGATTGGTCAAGTGGCATGAAAGCAGTGCAATGGGGCACTGGGGCATCATGAGAACTGTGTTGCCGGATGCggtttgggaggagtggtgagTGTTGGTCGAGGATATTTGTTGTAAATTCTGTGTAAAAGGGACTTGGGGAGGTAATTTCTGTTATGTCACCGTGCTGGCTTTGGATGTTGTGCGTTTGGTTAGTTTGGCGAAGCTGAACTGAGGGGCGTTGGGGCGTTCTTCGTTTGTTGGGTATGTCGCTATCGGAACATTGTTGGATATCGTCGGGTTGAGCAATCCTTTCATGCTTGTCTATGATTCCCAACGTCTTGCCAGCGGACTGAAAGATCAGCTAGCTCGCTTTGCAGCTGCTTCCCT encodes the following:
- the OPI3 gene encoding Phosphatidyl-N-methylethanolamine N-methyltransferase (EggNog:ENOG503NVA9; COG:I; BUSCO:EOG0926425H), which gives rise to MSIPQLLTEFVDYVDFNQRSFFISAAAIAFNPTFWNIVARKEYRDHFITRAFGSAQKGCYALAATIFSLGLVRDFLYERALRDQPSHPALEGENVTYAAYALLALGNILVISSTWQLGITGTFLGDYFGILMDKMVTGFPFNITSAPMYYGSTMSFLGSALLYGKPAGILLTLHVLIVYIIAIQFENPFTSGIYAKRERERAKAGGYEEKKEL
- a CDS encoding hypothetical protein (EggNog:ENOG503NZJN; COG:S), translated to MAPKQRKPTPGSSSASGSSPAKAIPHIDPNSSFTPESFEKELKSLAQKAQSETTLHYLTEQSIIYLKSAALLSLIALYSTVSQLNLSPTYGSIPSSKWHSKLIMAGCFAGWSTNLTLNRVLPFKPEKLLPLLAVYVPVVQFFLGKVSSTLTAQWGPLITEGLTLLPLVTISAACVATYLEGADLPGFLPSWIRDALPGLGGYGFYKLSEKILGGLAEEHIGQSVLNTRVGMELALAGSYAALAPSKLLVFALPALLHTALLNTHLPTGNALAKLNKGLESVGYVVLDRKESLTGYVSVVDSPKEGYRVMRCDHSLLGGEWVKFLNQGQFKGNQVAEPIYGVFAMLEAVRLVKTTEKIKDHEAKALVIGLGIGTTPAALVAHGIDTTVVEIDPVVHEFALEYFQLPKNHTAVIEDAVTYTSRLAADEKGQRFDYIVHDVFTGGAEPIPLFTLEFLQNLNALLKPNGVIAINYAGDFALPPPRIVTNTIRSVFPACRAFREHPRDMEDFTKNQRDFTNMVMFCTKDPSGEVKFRHPNNRDLLNSPSRQAFLYPQHEVKEEDFVKAEGEAEGVLRANDTERLVKWHESSAMGHWGIMRTVLPDAVWEEW
- the SMF3 gene encoding NRAMP-like transporter smf-3 (EggNog:ENOG503NUWM; COG:P), whose protein sequence is MATTAVPDDPGGGSPAVSTPVISTADDPTPNNTSKTTLPNPEGDALPLIRSLHQRLCTAPPPSPLPPTTITTTSSSFKSKMSNLKKTVVTFAKFVGPGFMVAVAYIDPGNYATDIAAGSSYQFKLLFIVLLSNIFAIFLQALSIKLGTVSGLNLAEACRAFLPWWLNIPLYLLAEGAIIATDIAEVIGTAIAINLLIPQIPLVAGCALSITEVLLILIWYAPEKGMRGLRMFEYFVVGLVVAVVVCFCLQLGMVKGVEVGEVFRGYVPSRELVERRAMYQACGILGATVMPHSLYLGSGVVQARLWEFDKRMGLVPATGEGEREEEDGLKGYIPSLEAIRHSMKYSVAELALALFSFALFVNSAILIVAGAALYGQAVDADLFGIHDLLSRSIAPVAGTVFALALLFSGVSAGIVCTIAGQMVSEGALRWRMRPWLRRLVTRGISVVPSIVIAAAVGREGLDAALNGSQVALSVVLPFITAPLIYFTGRDRYMMVRPGMARFGGHFGGEGGEVAGEGEEEEEEGVKGRLRRFLRRGSGQGEGGVVRMGNSWWITGFGVLVWLIITVMNVANLVLLGKDDGE